Proteins found in one Myxococcaceae bacterium JPH2 genomic segment:
- a CDS encoding 2OG-Fe(II) oxygenase, translating into MRDFVTRRNAFSNNERVALRDALLGSRFVARSPLMGTFRASRGFAFIFTHEGRAALEQRFPFLGTYLSRVLDPESARGLWPWRERWWGPRADRPRPNAYYLNLLLLDAGTEVGRHIDATLQDPSGVPGAMPEHVSVLYLQFPEKARGGALHLLRDDRSVGEVKPRPGMLVHFRGDLQHEVRPFTGGGPGEQRASLVCEQYAFAPEALARLPTLRIQSKAGFAAYLDAQRERPADARAELQQEE; encoded by the coding sequence GTGCGCGACTTCGTGACTCGGCGCAATGCCTTCTCCAATAACGAACGGGTCGCCCTGCGCGATGCCTTGCTGGGTTCGCGCTTCGTGGCGCGCAGCCCGCTCATGGGGACGTTCCGCGCCAGCCGCGGCTTCGCGTTCATCTTCACGCACGAGGGGCGCGCCGCGCTCGAGCAGCGCTTCCCCTTCCTGGGCACCTATCTCTCGCGCGTGCTCGATCCCGAGAGCGCGCGCGGACTCTGGCCCTGGCGAGAGCGGTGGTGGGGGCCGCGCGCGGATCGCCCGCGCCCCAACGCGTACTACCTGAACCTGCTGCTGCTCGACGCGGGCACCGAGGTGGGCCGCCACATCGACGCCACGCTGCAGGATCCCAGCGGCGTGCCCGGCGCGATGCCCGAGCATGTCAGCGTCCTGTATCTCCAGTTCCCGGAGAAGGCACGCGGCGGCGCGCTGCACCTCTTGCGCGACGATCGCTCCGTGGGCGAGGTGAAGCCCCGACCCGGGATGCTGGTGCACTTCCGAGGCGACCTCCAACACGAGGTGCGCCCCTTCACGGGCGGTGGTCCGGGCGAGCAGCGAGCGAGCCTCGTCTGTGAGCAGTACGCCTTCGCACCCGAGGCCCTGGCGCGGCTGCCCACGCTGCGCATCCAGTCCAAGGCGGGCTTCGCTGCCTACTTGGATGCCCAGCGCGAGCGGCCCGCCGACGCGCGCGCTGAGCTCCAGCAGGAAGAGTGA
- a CDS encoding M4 family metallopeptidase, with the protein MDHRYWKVLGMAWLGLSLAACGDEAPRAKPGTSGEDIRSALGALGGAKVLGTQVEGVIPDTIRGELAHVERGRAGLSAEQSLAPALAAVAPVFRLSPKDLVFRKASTDAQGNEHLRYQQTKNGLEVVGGNLLVHVRRDGTVYMANGSARDGVNLSARPSVAASSASAAALRATHGTDLSLKGTPRLVYLRTEDGQLRLAWETRVVGQGEGMPLRDRVYVSAADGAVLLRVPEIHSALNREVYDGHGLLLPGELMRAEADAPTGDTTADTNFDMLGYTYRCYQENFGRDSYDNEGHTYVSSVHYGFNFVNAFWDGEQMVYGDGDGVNSGPLGRDGDVTVHELTHAVTQNESNLLYFGQSGGLNEAMSDTFSAVCESWKSGTWSTDADIWKIGEDIWTPAVPGDALRYMDDPFADGDSLDYAPDFSSGTDPHYSSGIPNLAFALLSKGGTHPRGRSTVQVPGIGVEKAAHIWYYANTVFYSELTTFEQARAWTMLAAADLGYDQATQDAVKAAWDAVGVGVVLPPPESIALVNGESVTGSDSEIGHGTLYSLDVPANTPVTFAITGGTGDADLYVRFGAAPTSDAYDCRPYLNGSSEVCFMAPRSTAGTFYVMLRGYPTYSNVRLTGQF; encoded by the coding sequence TTGGATCATCGATATTGGAAGGTGTTGGGGATGGCGTGGTTGGGTCTGTCGCTCGCGGCTTGTGGGGACGAAGCCCCGCGCGCGAAGCCGGGGACCTCGGGTGAGGACATCCGCTCCGCTCTGGGTGCGCTCGGGGGCGCGAAGGTGCTGGGGACGCAGGTGGAGGGCGTCATCCCCGACACGATTCGTGGAGAGCTGGCGCACGTGGAGCGAGGCCGCGCGGGCCTGTCCGCGGAGCAGTCCCTGGCGCCCGCGCTCGCCGCGGTGGCTCCGGTGTTCCGCCTGAGTCCGAAGGACCTGGTGTTCCGCAAGGCGAGCACGGATGCCCAGGGCAATGAGCACCTGCGCTACCAGCAGACGAAGAACGGGCTCGAGGTGGTGGGCGGCAACCTCCTCGTGCACGTCCGTCGGGATGGCACGGTGTACATGGCGAACGGCTCGGCGCGGGATGGGGTGAACCTGTCCGCGCGTCCGAGCGTGGCGGCCTCCAGCGCGAGCGCGGCGGCGTTGCGCGCCACGCACGGCACGGACCTCTCGCTGAAGGGGACGCCTCGGCTGGTGTACCTGCGCACCGAGGACGGTCAGCTTCGCCTGGCGTGGGAGACGCGCGTGGTGGGGCAGGGCGAGGGCATGCCGCTGCGCGATCGCGTCTACGTGAGCGCGGCGGATGGCGCCGTGCTGCTGCGCGTGCCGGAGATCCACTCCGCGCTGAACCGCGAGGTCTATGACGGGCACGGCCTGTTGTTGCCGGGCGAGCTGATGCGTGCCGAGGCCGACGCGCCCACCGGCGACACCACGGCCGACACGAACTTCGACATGCTCGGGTACACGTACCGGTGCTACCAGGAGAACTTCGGCCGCGACTCGTATGACAACGAGGGCCACACGTACGTCAGCTCGGTGCACTACGGCTTCAACTTCGTGAACGCCTTCTGGGACGGCGAGCAGATGGTGTACGGCGACGGAGACGGCGTGAACTCGGGGCCGCTGGGGCGCGATGGCGACGTCACGGTCCATGAACTCACCCACGCTGTCACGCAGAACGAGTCGAACCTCCTCTACTTCGGCCAGTCCGGGGGGCTCAACGAGGCCATGTCCGACACGTTCAGCGCGGTGTGCGAGAGCTGGAAGTCGGGCACGTGGAGCACCGACGCGGACATCTGGAAGATTGGCGAGGACATCTGGACGCCCGCGGTTCCGGGCGATGCGCTTCGCTACATGGATGACCCGTTCGCGGATGGGGACTCGCTCGACTACGCGCCGGACTTCAGCTCGGGGACGGATCCGCACTACTCGTCGGGCATTCCGAACCTCGCGTTCGCGCTGCTCTCCAAGGGCGGCACGCATCCGCGCGGGCGCTCCACCGTCCAGGTGCCGGGCATCGGCGTCGAGAAGGCGGCGCACATCTGGTACTACGCGAACACGGTCTTCTACTCGGAGCTGACGACCTTCGAGCAGGCTCGGGCGTGGACCATGCTGGCCGCCGCGGACCTTGGCTACGATCAGGCGACGCAGGACGCGGTGAAGGCCGCGTGGGACGCGGTGGGCGTGGGCGTCGTGCTCCCGCCGCCTGAATCCATCGCGCTGGTCAACGGCGAGAGCGTCACCGGCTCGGACTCCGAGATCGGCCACGGCACGCTGTACAGCCTGGACGTGCCGGCCAACACGCCGGTGACGTTCGCCATCACCGGCGGCACGGGGGATGCGGACCTGTACGTGCGGTTCGGGGCCGCGCCCACGTCGGATGCGTATGACTGCCGCCCGTACCTCAACGGCAGCAGTGAGGTGTGCTTCATGGCGCCGAGGAGCACCGCGGGGACGTTCTACGTGATGCTCCGGGGCTACCCGACGTACTCCAACGTGAGGCTCACGGGGCAGTTCTAG
- a CDS encoding zinc-dependent metalloprotease: MTRWHLPLRRSLGAVTLAASLVAGCSGPEQTPAAPAPETPTAELNVALDEAFVAIPRTVSTEQQQVVQQKLDGAVEDSGQSFYIAIRKSELAQKWFLSAFLKQNFPGGVSYSAASSLGTRVVSFKVQNGKLFVFDVDDRKANSDVFDPQVLVEAYPVVTNYDAFNRTRGSDQYVLFDPTAGLNHFGVVGDQFGEYAQRFQVELSFAQRFRRIADGVTFEQVFTGYSDTPDPGSGDLLEKNQFRTSGTLGIGLRKYAEGSGYTPTELPPQEYFFRSEPRIIPNTGAITQTAAKWNVHPGMKPIKWYITDNIKAVQADPRYANYDVVAAVKRGIENWNAVFGYKVFEAVVADSSLGFADDDKNVLIFDPDDSVGFAFANWRTNPNTGEIRGASVYFNTLWLEYADSELGGGASATAKTTAKTQRPTRLTWAGMKSDSLCELAAPQFRPDTRGRAPAEKAGTASAAATALTKKQIVENYVTHVVLHEVGHTLGLRHNFAGSLAFDGSPSTPRSSSVMEYIYDPDAVYVSTPGPYDVQAIRLLYGLSSDLPTYPFCTDEDTELDPYCLPYDRYDDPLTYWVGPYHQLVLDLILTGSASYSELARAFDYYGNREFGFIRAGDAGTQAYAYDIAMAQVRPPLAVPDDIPGYGARADFLATRILSRLYLDPAAARGSFVNNPANTQPLTSMVIADLSGIVLNVDGIRSPASRRTAVDILKTHQSLAAYSALRTAKDTLVARLPTLSGDELLRTEDLLARINAAISPYYR; encoded by the coding sequence ATGACGAGGTGGCATCTCCCGCTACGGCGTTCCCTGGGCGCCGTGACCCTGGCCGCGAGCCTCGTGGCGGGTTGCAGTGGCCCTGAGCAGACCCCGGCGGCACCCGCTCCCGAGACTCCCACCGCGGAGCTGAACGTCGCCCTGGACGAGGCGTTCGTCGCCATTCCGCGCACGGTGAGCACGGAGCAGCAGCAGGTGGTCCAGCAGAAGCTGGATGGCGCGGTGGAGGACTCGGGGCAAAGCTTCTACATCGCCATTCGCAAGAGCGAGCTGGCGCAGAAGTGGTTCCTGTCCGCGTTCCTCAAGCAGAACTTCCCCGGTGGCGTGAGCTACTCCGCGGCGTCCTCGCTGGGCACCCGCGTGGTGAGCTTCAAGGTGCAGAACGGGAAGCTCTTCGTCTTCGACGTGGATGACCGCAAGGCGAACAGCGACGTGTTCGATCCGCAGGTGCTCGTCGAGGCCTATCCGGTCGTCACGAACTACGACGCGTTCAACCGCACGCGCGGCTCGGATCAGTACGTGCTGTTCGATCCCACCGCGGGCCTCAACCACTTCGGGGTGGTGGGCGATCAGTTCGGCGAGTACGCGCAGCGCTTCCAGGTGGAGCTGAGCTTCGCGCAGCGCTTCCGTCGCATCGCGGACGGCGTCACCTTCGAGCAGGTCTTCACGGGCTACTCGGACACGCCGGACCCGGGCTCGGGCGACCTCCTGGAGAAGAACCAGTTCCGCACGTCCGGAACGCTGGGCATCGGCCTGCGCAAGTACGCCGAGGGCTCGGGCTACACGCCCACCGAGCTGCCGCCCCAGGAGTACTTCTTCCGCAGCGAGCCGCGCATCATCCCGAACACGGGGGCAATCACCCAGACGGCCGCCAAGTGGAACGTGCACCCGGGCATGAAGCCCATCAAGTGGTACATCACGGACAACATCAAGGCCGTCCAGGCCGACCCGCGCTACGCCAACTACGACGTGGTGGCCGCGGTGAAGCGCGGCATCGAGAACTGGAACGCGGTGTTCGGCTACAAGGTCTTCGAGGCTGTCGTGGCCGACAGCTCGCTGGGCTTCGCGGATGACGACAAGAACGTCCTCATCTTCGATCCGGATGACTCCGTGGGCTTCGCGTTCGCCAACTGGCGCACCAACCCCAACACCGGCGAGATCCGCGGCGCCAGCGTGTACTTCAACACGCTGTGGCTCGAGTACGCGGACTCCGAGCTGGGCGGCGGCGCGAGCGCCACGGCCAAGACCACCGCCAAGACGCAGCGCCCCACGCGCCTGACGTGGGCGGGCATGAAGTCCGACTCGCTCTGCGAGCTGGCGGCGCCGCAGTTCCGCCCGGACACCCGCGGCCGCGCTCCCGCCGAGAAGGCCGGGACGGCTTCCGCCGCGGCCACCGCGCTGACCAAGAAGCAGATCGTCGAGAACTACGTGACGCACGTGGTGCTCCACGAGGTCGGCCACACGCTCGGCCTGCGCCACAACTTCGCGGGCTCGCTCGCGTTCGACGGCTCGCCGAGCACGCCGCGCTCCAGCTCGGTGATGGAGTACATCTACGATCCGGACGCGGTCTACGTCAGCACGCCCGGCCCGTATGACGTGCAGGCCATCCGCCTGCTGTACGGCCTGTCCTCGGACCTGCCCACGTACCCGTTCTGCACCGACGAGGACACCGAGCTGGATCCGTACTGCCTCCCGTACGATCGCTACGACGACCCGCTCACCTACTGGGTCGGCCCGTATCACCAGCTCGTGCTCGACCTCATCCTCACGGGCAGCGCGTCGTACTCCGAGCTGGCGCGCGCCTTCGACTACTACGGCAACCGCGAGTTCGGCTTCATCCGCGCCGGAGACGCGGGCACGCAGGCCTACGCCTACGACATCGCCATGGCGCAGGTCCGTCCGCCGCTGGCCGTTCCGGACGACATCCCGGGCTACGGCGCGCGCGCCGACTTCCTCGCCACGCGCATCCTGTCCCGCCTGTACCTGGATCCGGCCGCCGCGCGCGGCAGCTTCGTCAACAATCCGGCCAACACGCAGCCGCTGACGTCCATGGTCATCGCCGACCTGAGCGGCATCGTGCTCAACGTGGACGGCATCCGCAGCCCGGCCTCGCGCCGCACGGCGGTGGACATCCTGAAGACGCACCAGTCGCTGGCCGCCTACTCGGCCCTTCGCACCGCGAAGGACACCCTGGTGGCCCGGCTGCCCACGCTGAGCGGTGACGAGCTGCTGCGCACCGAGGACCTGCTGGCCCGCATCAACGCGGCCATCTCGCCCTACTACCGCTGA
- a CDS encoding amidase, with amino-acid sequence MKKPSSSDVEARTLSRRTFLGGAVAASALVAGEVDAKEPTFRRAAASESGSQRTRRPFELEEATLVDLQRAMQAGKQTAQSLTELYLARIKELDRSGELPLNSVIELNPEALALATALDSERKLQGARGPLHGVPVLLKDNIGTADKLQTTAGSLALVGAVPTRDAFLVERLRTAGAVILGKTNLSEWANFRSTRSTSGWSGRGGQCRNPYALDRTPSGSSSGSGVATAANLCAVSVGTETDGSIVSPAAACSLVGIKPTVGLVSRSGIIPLSHTQDTAGPMARTVADAAALLGVLAGVDPRDPTTAAAQGHLAADYTRFLDGDGLKGARIGVPRERLFGYHPATDRLVEEALSLMASRGAVLVDPVSLPTLAKLDEPEQVVLLYEFKADLETYLSGLGAASSVRTLADLIRFNSAHADQELAYFGQELLIQAQAKGPLTDKAYRKALETCRSLSRERGIDEVMAKHKLDALVAPTQGPPGLIDLVMGDHWLGGSSTLAAVAGYPSITVPAGYVQGLPVGISFFGRTWSEPTLLRLAYAFEQATHHRRPPAFVPTAELRPPGGA; translated from the coding sequence ATGAAGAAGCCCAGCTCGTCGGATGTCGAGGCCCGCACACTCAGCCGTCGAACCTTCCTGGGCGGGGCGGTGGCCGCGAGCGCCCTCGTCGCGGGCGAAGTCGACGCGAAGGAGCCGACCTTCCGGCGGGCCGCCGCGTCGGAGAGCGGGTCGCAACGAACTCGGCGCCCGTTCGAGCTGGAGGAGGCCACGCTGGTGGACCTCCAGCGCGCCATGCAGGCGGGCAAGCAGACCGCGCAGTCGCTGACCGAGCTGTACCTGGCGCGCATCAAGGAGCTGGACCGTTCCGGAGAGCTGCCCCTCAACTCCGTCATCGAGCTGAACCCCGAGGCCCTGGCGCTGGCCACCGCGTTGGACTCCGAGCGCAAGCTCCAGGGCGCGCGTGGCCCCTTGCACGGCGTCCCCGTCCTGCTGAAGGACAACATCGGCACGGCGGACAAGCTGCAGACCACGGCGGGCTCGCTCGCGCTCGTGGGCGCGGTGCCGACGCGCGATGCCTTCCTCGTGGAGCGACTGCGCACGGCGGGCGCGGTCATCCTCGGCAAGACGAACCTGAGCGAGTGGGCCAACTTCCGCTCCACGCGCTCGACCAGTGGTTGGAGTGGACGGGGAGGGCAGTGCCGCAATCCGTATGCGTTGGATCGCACGCCCTCGGGATCCAGCTCGGGCTCGGGCGTGGCCACCGCCGCGAACCTGTGCGCGGTGTCGGTGGGGACGGAGACGGACGGCTCCATCGTCTCGCCCGCCGCCGCGTGCTCGCTGGTGGGGATCAAGCCGACGGTGGGGCTCGTGAGCCGCTCGGGCATCATCCCGCTGTCGCATACCCAGGACACGGCCGGCCCGATGGCGCGCACGGTGGCGGACGCCGCGGCGCTGCTGGGGGTGTTGGCGGGAGTGGATCCGCGAGACCCGACCACCGCCGCCGCACAGGGACACCTCGCGGCGGATTACACGCGCTTCCTCGATGGCGATGGCCTCAAGGGGGCGCGCATCGGCGTGCCGCGCGAGCGGCTGTTTGGCTATCACCCCGCGACGGACCGACTGGTGGAAGAGGCGCTGTCGCTGATGGCCTCGCGCGGCGCGGTGCTGGTGGATCCGGTGTCACTGCCCACGCTGGCGAAGCTGGACGAGCCCGAGCAAGTGGTCCTGCTGTACGAGTTCAAGGCGGACCTGGAGACCTATCTGTCGGGCCTGGGCGCCGCGTCGTCCGTGCGCACGCTGGCGGACCTCATCCGCTTCAACTCGGCGCATGCGGATCAGGAGCTGGCGTACTTCGGACAGGAATTGCTGATCCAAGCGCAGGCGAAGGGGCCGCTGACGGACAAGGCCTATCGCAAGGCGCTGGAGACGTGCCGGAGCCTGTCGCGCGAGCGTGGCATCGACGAGGTCATGGCGAAGCACAAGCTGGACGCGCTCGTCGCGCCGACGCAGGGTCCACCGGGGCTCATCGACCTGGTGATGGGAGACCACTGGCTCGGCGGCAGCTCGACGCTGGCGGCGGTGGCGGGCTACCCGTCCATCACCGTGCCGGCGGGCTACGTGCAAGGGCTGCCCGTGGGCATCTCGTTCTTCGGTCGGACCTGGAGCGAGCCGACCTTGTTGCGGCTGGCGTATGCCTTCGAGCAGGCCACGCATCATCGCCGGCCGCCTGCGTTCGTGCCGACGGCGGAGCTGCGGCCCCCGGGCGGAGCGTGA
- a CDS encoding patatin-like phospholipase family protein has protein sequence MSTSLTLLAGPDALRLIRERGLRADDVDVVPGASGGPKWLVLAGLDRVLFGEFFRAPRSRPLHLLGSSIGSWRLACLANRDPVAALDRFASAYVAQRYPPKPPPTLVSETSAAILEKLLGDTGVEDILTHAWARLHVVTARCRGWMALENPTLQALGFGVGALGNLISRRTLGLHLERVLFHTGGDTSPFAALKDLPTAHHPLTRENLRPALLASGSIPMVLSGVQDIPGGPPGMYRDGGVIDYHLDVDYGAGEGLVLYPHFYPHVVPGWFDKSLPWRRASPLNFRRALIIAPSPAHLARLPGRRIPDRDDFVKRSDAERTQAWNQVLDEGRRMGDELRELLATGRIADHLQPL, from the coding sequence ATGAGCACGAGCCTGACCCTCCTGGCTGGCCCCGACGCGCTGCGCCTGATTCGCGAGCGCGGCCTGCGCGCCGATGACGTGGACGTCGTTCCGGGCGCATCGGGAGGACCGAAGTGGCTGGTGCTCGCCGGCCTCGACCGCGTCCTCTTTGGTGAGTTCTTCCGCGCGCCACGCTCGCGCCCGCTCCACCTCCTGGGCAGCTCGATTGGGAGCTGGCGGCTGGCGTGCCTGGCGAATCGAGACCCCGTCGCCGCGTTGGACCGCTTCGCGTCGGCCTATGTCGCCCAGCGCTATCCGCCCAAGCCGCCCCCGACCCTGGTGAGCGAGACGAGCGCGGCCATCCTCGAGAAGCTCCTGGGTGACACCGGCGTGGAGGACATCCTCACGCACGCGTGGGCACGCCTCCACGTGGTGACCGCGCGCTGCCGAGGGTGGATGGCCCTGGAGAATCCCACCCTTCAGGCGCTCGGCTTCGGCGTGGGAGCGCTGGGCAATCTGATCAGCCGCCGCACGCTCGGCCTGCATCTGGAGCGCGTCCTCTTCCACACGGGCGGGGACACCTCTCCCTTCGCGGCGCTGAAGGACCTGCCCACCGCGCACCATCCGCTCACGCGCGAGAACTTGCGCCCCGCCCTGCTCGCCTCGGGCTCCATCCCCATGGTCCTGAGCGGTGTGCAGGACATTCCGGGCGGACCTCCAGGGATGTACCGGGATGGCGGCGTCATCGACTACCACCTCGACGTCGACTACGGCGCGGGCGAGGGGCTCGTGCTGTATCCGCACTTCTATCCCCACGTGGTGCCTGGCTGGTTCGACAAGTCCCTGCCCTGGCGGCGCGCGAGCCCCTTGAACTTCCGGCGCGCCCTGATCATCGCGCCGTCGCCCGCGCACCTGGCGCGGCTCCCGGGCCGCCGCATTCCCGACCGCGACGACTTCGTGAAGCGCTCCGACGCCGAGCGCACGCAGGCCTGGAATCAAGTGCTCGACGAGGGCCGCAGAATGGGTGACGAGCTGCGCGAGCTGCTTGCGACCGGCCGCATCGCGGACCACCTCCAGCCGCTGTAG